In the Magnetospira sp. QH-2 genome, one interval contains:
- a CDS encoding 4-oxalomesaconate tautomerase, with protein MAQTAIPFLFMRGGTSRGPYIKRDDLPADRDHLARVLVAAVGAGHPLNIDGIGGGNAVTTKVAMLSRSDDEWADVDYFFAQVAVEESLVDFKPTCGNILSGVGPAAIEMNLHPATVGATEVRIRAVNTGARVVAKVQTPGGQVSYEGEVHIDGVPGTSAPIELNFMDVAGSSTGAFLPTGNLRDVIDEIEVTCMDVAMPMVIARAADFGLTGHESREQLDENKAFFAQMESVRLQAGEKMGMGDCRKSVTPKFGLLARANKGGTIATRYFMPWSTHPTMAVTGSQCMASCALTPGTVADGLLGRPEGSPVTVVLEHPQGLMDVIIDYDHTDGFSLNAAGLVRTARKLAAGELFVSKHVWNGQ; from the coding sequence ATGGCTCAGACTGCCATACCCTTCCTGTTCATGCGTGGTGGCACGTCCCGGGGGCCCTATATCAAGCGGGATGATCTGCCCGCTGATCGGGATCATCTGGCCCGGGTGTTAGTTGCTGCGGTGGGTGCTGGGCATCCGCTCAATATCGACGGGATCGGTGGCGGGAATGCGGTTACCACCAAGGTGGCCATGCTGTCCCGGTCGGACGATGAGTGGGCCGACGTGGATTACTTTTTTGCCCAGGTTGCCGTGGAAGAATCTCTGGTCGACTTCAAACCGACCTGCGGCAATATTCTTTCCGGTGTCGGTCCCGCCGCCATCGAAATGAACCTGCATCCGGCCACGGTCGGCGCAACGGAGGTGAGAATCCGGGCGGTGAATACCGGCGCCCGCGTGGTCGCCAAGGTCCAAACCCCGGGTGGCCAGGTCAGCTATGAAGGCGAAGTGCATATTGATGGAGTGCCGGGTACCTCCGCGCCCATCGAGTTGAACTTCATGGACGTGGCGGGATCGTCCACCGGCGCTTTTCTGCCGACCGGCAACCTGCGTGATGTCATCGATGAGATCGAGGTCACTTGCATGGATGTGGCCATGCCAATGGTCATCGCCCGGGCCGCCGACTTCGGCTTGACCGGCCATGAAAGCCGGGAGCAATTGGACGAAAACAAGGCGTTCTTTGCGCAAATGGAATCCGTCCGTCTGCAGGCAGGAGAGAAGATGGGCATGGGCGATTGTCGCAAGTCGGTGACTCCCAAATTCGGCCTCCTGGCCCGGGCCAACAAAGGGGGCACCATCGCCACCCGCTATTTCATGCCCTGGTCGACTCACCCGACCATGGCTGTCACCGGGTCCCAATGCATGGCTTCATGTGCCCTGACCCCGGGAACGGTGGCGGACGGTCTGCTGGGGCGGCCCGAGGGCAGCCCGGTCACCGTGGTTTTGGAACATCCTCAGGGTTTGATGGATGTGATCATCGATTATGATCATACCGACGGCTTCTCGCTGAACGCCGCTGGGCTGGTGCGGACCGCCCGTAAGCTCGCCGCCGGTGAACTATTTGTGTCCAAGCATGTGTGGAATGGCCAATGA
- a CDS encoding tricarboxylate transporter, whose protein sequence is MQGLAIVTALGMSVSAQAEVNLKGETVEWTIPFSEKGGSAKWANFFAPLLSKALPGQPTVVVKFMPGAGSTKGANWFQKQKNGDGTVMFGSSGSTQFPYLLNDPRVRYEYKDWMPVMATGTGGVAYLPPDLAKKFDGSANQLKGINFIYGSQGATRLDLVPLLAWKMLGLNVEPVFGIKGRGDGRLMFERGEANIDYQTSSSYLKGVVPLVKDGKAVPMMTWGALDDDGNIVRDPTFPDVATFKEVCEKTDGCQTSGEAWEAWKAFFISGFPVQKLAFLPKGTKQDVVDTFVAAFAKVKARDDFAKISAARLGKYPMFVGQGAKDALDRATSVPDSAKAYVINWLKTDYGVELK, encoded by the coding sequence ATGCAAGGATTAGCGATCGTCACGGCGCTCGGCATGTCGGTTTCCGCGCAGGCGGAGGTCAACCTGAAAGGCGAGACCGTCGAGTGGACAATTCCATTCTCTGAAAAGGGCGGCTCGGCCAAGTGGGCCAACTTTTTCGCCCCTCTATTGAGCAAGGCGCTGCCGGGTCAGCCCACGGTGGTGGTCAAGTTCATGCCCGGGGCCGGTTCGACCAAGGGAGCCAATTGGTTCCAGAAACAAAAGAATGGCGATGGGACCGTCATGTTCGGGTCTTCCGGCTCGACCCAGTTCCCTTATCTGCTGAACGATCCCCGGGTCCGTTATGAATACAAGGACTGGATGCCGGTGATGGCTACCGGTACCGGTGGTGTCGCCTACCTTCCACCCGACCTGGCGAAAAAGTTCGACGGCTCGGCCAATCAGCTCAAGGGCATCAACTTCATCTATGGCTCGCAAGGCGCGACCCGCCTTGATCTGGTGCCCTTGCTGGCCTGGAAAATGCTTGGTCTGAACGTGGAACCGGTGTTCGGCATCAAGGGCCGGGGAGACGGTCGTTTGATGTTCGAGCGCGGCGAAGCCAACATCGACTATCAAACGTCGTCGAGCTATCTCAAGGGTGTCGTTCCGTTGGTCAAGGATGGCAAAGCCGTTCCGATGATGACATGGGGCGCGTTGGATGATGATGGCAATATCGTTCGCGACCCGACGTTCCCTGATGTGGCGACCTTTAAGGAAGTCTGCGAGAAAACCGATGGCTGCCAAACCTCGGGAGAGGCCTGGGAGGCCTGGAAGGCTTTCTTCATCTCCGGCTTCCCGGTGCAAAAGCTTGCCTTCCTTCCCAAGGGGACGAAGCAGGACGTCGTCGATACATTTGTCGCGGCATTTGCCAAGGTCAAAGCGCGGGACGACTTCGCCAAGATCTCTGCCGCGCGCCTGGGCAAGTATCCGATGTTTGTCGGCCAGGGCGCCAAAGATGCCCTTGATCGGGCCACCTCCGTGCCGGATTCCGCCAAGGCCTACGTCATCAATTGGCTGAAAACCGACTACGGCGTCGAATTAAAATAA
- a CDS encoding tripartite tricarboxylate transporter permease, with product MDLITTVLPALSDAFALILQPGVLMYLALGVVMGLAVGVFPGLGGIAGLSLVLPFIFGMDTVSGLALMIGMVAVVPTSDTFASVLMGIPGSSASQATVLDGFPLAKKGEAARALSAAFASSLFGGLVGALFLTFFILIARPIVLAFGLPEMLMITILGLSMVAILAGRIPLKGLAAAGLGLLVGTIGEADAGGSLRMATYDLPYVADGLKLVIVGLGIFAVPEIVALLRQDRSISQQAVLGGGWLDGVKDWWKNIWLSVRCSIIGVIVGVIPGLGGSVVDWIAYGHSVQTTKNKENFGKGEIRGVIGPESSNNAKEGGGLVPTLIFGIPGSGSMAVFIGAVALLGSGDLEVGPQMLSANYLDITYSIVWLLALANVIGTLLCIGMSSTIAKLTTIRFTLLAPFLFMLISFAAFQSGQNLADLVALFAIGLLGIFLRRFEWSRPAFLIGFVLSNPAETFANQAYQVAGSKFRQGFDVGIDYIFGPIVIILIIVTIVSVVLGIRQAKQIMAEGEVPSGGKRAPMTFLLLVTGYLLVSFYNASLISDRLVTDKIFPLFVATVGLICCVSMLVSMMRKPETDIIFADNEVVVAADSTDHGLWSTLAWFGLLLILSSLVGFILALLVFLAVFMRFRAGLSWAMAGVYTAAGIAFMCTMAWLLNRDFPPGLLQNTVDLPWPLT from the coding sequence TTGGACTTGATAACAACAGTATTACCGGCGTTGAGCGATGCCTTCGCGCTGATTCTGCAGCCCGGCGTGCTGATGTATCTTGCCCTTGGTGTGGTCATGGGACTCGCCGTTGGTGTCTTTCCCGGGCTGGGCGGCATCGCGGGTCTCTCTTTGGTTCTTCCCTTTATTTTTGGCATGGATACGGTCAGTGGCCTGGCACTGATGATCGGCATGGTCGCCGTGGTGCCAACTTCCGATACCTTTGCCTCGGTGCTGATGGGTATACCCGGGTCTTCCGCGTCGCAGGCAACAGTGCTGGACGGATTTCCCCTGGCCAAAAAGGGTGAAGCGGCGCGGGCGCTGTCGGCGGCATTTGCTTCGTCCTTGTTCGGCGGTCTGGTCGGCGCCTTATTCCTTACCTTCTTTATTCTGATTGCGCGGCCCATCGTGCTGGCATTCGGGTTGCCCGAGATGCTGATGATTACCATCCTTGGCTTGTCCATGGTGGCGATCCTGGCCGGGCGTATTCCGCTCAAGGGCCTCGCCGCGGCGGGTCTGGGTCTGCTTGTTGGCACCATCGGCGAAGCGGATGCCGGGGGCTCCTTGCGCATGGCCACTTATGACCTGCCCTATGTGGCCGACGGCTTGAAACTAGTCATCGTCGGCCTGGGGATCTTCGCCGTTCCCGAGATTGTCGCCTTGCTGCGACAAGATAGGTCGATCTCCCAACAGGCCGTCCTGGGTGGCGGTTGGCTGGACGGCGTCAAGGATTGGTGGAAAAACATTTGGCTGTCCGTGCGCTGTTCCATCATTGGCGTCATCGTCGGTGTGATCCCCGGTCTCGGCGGTTCGGTGGTTGACTGGATCGCCTACGGCCATTCGGTACAGACAACCAAGAACAAAGAGAACTTCGGCAAGGGAGAGATCCGCGGCGTGATCGGCCCGGAGAGCTCCAACAATGCCAAGGAAGGCGGCGGTTTGGTGCCGACCTTGATCTTTGGTATTCCGGGTTCGGGCTCCATGGCGGTGTTCATCGGCGCCGTGGCCTTGCTGGGCTCGGGGGATCTGGAAGTTGGCCCGCAGATGCTATCGGCCAACTATCTGGACATCACCTATTCCATTGTCTGGCTGTTGGCTCTTGCCAACGTGATCGGCACCTTGCTGTGCATCGGCATGTCGAGCACCATTGCCAAGCTCACGACCATCCGTTTTACCCTGCTGGCCCCATTTCTGTTCATGCTGATTTCGTTCGCCGCCTTCCAGTCCGGCCAAAACCTGGCCGACCTGGTGGCACTGTTCGCCATTGGTCTGTTGGGCATCTTCCTGCGTCGCTTCGAGTGGTCCCGTCCGGCCTTCCTGATTGGCTTCGTGCTGTCCAACCCGGCCGAGACCTTCGCCAACCAAGCCTATCAGGTGGCGGGTTCCAAGTTCCGTCAGGGCTTCGACGTGGGCATCGACTATATCTTTGGCCCGATCGTTATCATCTTGATCATCGTTACCATCGTTTCCGTCGTTCTCGGTATCCGGCAGGCGAAGCAGATTATGGCCGAAGGCGAGGTGCCCTCCGGCGGCAAGCGGGCGCCCATGACCTTCTTGCTGCTGGTCACCGGCTATTTGTTGGTGAGCTTCTACAATGCCTCGTTGATTTCCGATCGCCTGGTGACCGACAAGATCTTTCCCTTGTTCGTTGCCACCGTCGGTCTGATCTGTTGCGTCTCCATGCTGGTGAGCATGATGCGCAAACCCGAGACCGATATCATCTTCGCCGACAATGAGGTCGTCGTCGCCGCCGACAGCACCGACCATGGTCTGTGGTCCACCCTGGCTTGGTTCGGCCTGCTGCTGATCTTGTCCTCGCTGGTCGGGTTCATCCTGGCACTGCTGGTGTTCCTGGCGGTGTTCATGCGCTTCCGCGCGGGGCTGAGTTGGGCCATGGCCGGGGTTTATACCGCGGCCGGAATCGCCTTCATGTGCACCATGGCCTGGTTGCTTAACCGGGACTTCCCTCCGGGCCTGTTGCAAAACACTGTTGATCTGCCCTGGCCCCTGACCTGA
- a CDS encoding AbrB family transcriptional regulator has protein sequence MARTTNQRIATLFIAGVGTAVFWSLELPLPFLFGPMAACLLAALLGQPLKGMGQVSVGARTILGVAVGAAITPTLIGQLPTMAVSVALIPAYILMIGLVGIPYFHRVAKFDKTTAYYAAMPGGLQDMVIFGTEAGGDGRALSLIHATRVLFIVTLAPILVTNLFGASLDNPIGRPALELPLDEMGWMILAALIGWKGGERIGLFGASILGPMIVTAGLSLAGLIHTRPPAEAILAAQFLIGMGIGVNYVGITVGEIRRFVFSGMIYVVLLALLATLFSQIVTRLGLAPPLEGFLAFAPGGQAEMAVLSIIVGADLGYVIVHHLVRIILVITGAPIAARLMGVRAAKPPD, from the coding sequence ATGGCGCGGACAACCAACCAGAGGATCGCCACCCTTTTCATCGCCGGGGTTGGGACAGCCGTTTTCTGGTCCCTTGAACTGCCACTGCCCTTTTTGTTCGGTCCCATGGCTGCCTGCTTGTTGGCCGCATTGCTCGGACAACCCTTGAAAGGCATGGGGCAGGTTTCCGTTGGGGCGCGGACGATCCTTGGTGTAGCGGTCGGGGCGGCAATCACACCCACTCTGATCGGCCAATTGCCGACCATGGCGGTATCGGTAGCGCTGATCCCGGCCTATATCCTGATGATCGGCTTGGTCGGTATTCCCTATTTCCATCGTGTTGCGAAGTTTGACAAAACCACGGCCTATTACGCCGCCATGCCAGGCGGCTTGCAGGATATGGTCATCTTCGGCACCGAAGCCGGCGGCGATGGTCGGGCCCTGTCGTTGATCCATGCCACCCGGGTGCTGTTCATCGTCACCCTGGCACCCATCTTGGTGACCAATCTGTTCGGGGCCTCCCTCGACAACCCCATCGGTCGACCGGCCTTGGAACTGCCGTTGGATGAAATGGGGTGGATGATATTGGCGGCCTTGATCGGTTGGAAGGGCGGCGAGCGGATCGGCTTGTTTGGCGCTTCCATCCTCGGACCGATGATCGTCACGGCGGGATTGTCCCTCGCCGGATTGATTCATACCCGGCCCCCGGCAGAGGCGATTCTGGCAGCCCAATTCCTCATCGGCATGGGCATCGGCGTGAACTATGTGGGCATTACCGTCGGTGAGATCCGCCGGTTTGTCTTTTCCGGGATGATCTATGTTGTCCTGTTGGCCTTGCTGGCGACATTGTTCTCGCAGATCGTCACCCGCCTTGGTCTGGCCCCGCCGCTGGAAGGCTTCCTCGCCTTCGCCCCGGGTGGGCAGGCGGAAATGGCCGTCCTGAGCATCATCGTCGGGGCCGATCTGGGCTATGTGATCGTCCACCATCTGGTCCGGATCATCCTGGTCATTACCGGTGCGCCCATCGCGGCCCGCCTCATGGGGGTCAGGGCTGCCAAACCTCCGGATTGA
- a CDS encoding D-2-hydroxyacid dehydrogenase family protein, with protein MKIHILDDWFDTLRGLPCFSKLDGHDVTVWTDHVQDSEVLGERLQEAEAVVLFRERTQVSAGLLGRLPNLKLISQRGVYPHVDVAACSAHKVLFCSKQPKGGAPNYAAAELTWGLILAAMRQIPQQMAATKAGQWQIGVGKTLHGRILGLYGYGRIGKLVADYARAFGMEVLWWSSDEGRERAQADGETVAETRAAFFSGCDVISLHLRLKPTTRGLVTAEDLGQMRPDALLVNTSRAGLIAPHALVDALNEGRPGMAAIDVFDSEPMTDPNDPLLAHPNVICTPHIGFVTQDEFENQFADIFDQVVAYAEGAPIHMINPEVWQP; from the coding sequence ATGAAAATCCATATTCTCGACGACTGGTTCGATACCCTGCGGGGACTGCCCTGCTTTTCCAAACTGGACGGCCACGACGTCACGGTCTGGACAGATCACGTGCAGGACTCGGAAGTTTTGGGGGAACGATTGCAAGAGGCCGAGGCCGTTGTCTTGTTCCGCGAGCGCACGCAGGTCAGCGCCGGATTGTTGGGGCGCCTGCCAAATCTCAAGCTGATCAGCCAGCGCGGCGTCTATCCCCATGTGGATGTGGCGGCCTGTAGCGCCCACAAGGTGCTGTTCTGTTCGAAACAGCCCAAAGGCGGCGCCCCCAATTATGCGGCGGCGGAATTGACCTGGGGCCTGATCCTGGCGGCCATGCGTCAGATCCCACAACAAATGGCGGCGACTAAGGCGGGGCAATGGCAGATTGGTGTCGGCAAGACCCTACACGGTCGGATCTTGGGGCTCTACGGCTATGGACGGATTGGAAAACTGGTGGCCGACTATGCCCGGGCCTTCGGTATGGAGGTTCTTTGGTGGTCTTCGGACGAGGGCCGGGAGCGCGCCCAGGCCGACGGGGAAACCGTCGCCGAAACCCGCGCGGCGTTTTTCAGTGGCTGCGACGTGATCAGCCTGCACCTGCGTCTCAAGCCGACGACTCGGGGCCTTGTCACCGCCGAAGACCTGGGCCAAATGCGTCCGGATGCCCTGTTGGTCAATACCTCGCGGGCCGGGTTGATCGCGCCCCATGCCTTGGTGGATGCCTTGAACGAGGGGCGTCCCGGCATGGCGGCCATCGACGTGTTCGACAGCGAACCCATGACGGATCCGAACGACCCGTTGCTCGCCCATCCCAATGTGATTTGCACGCCCCATATCGGCTTTGTCACGCAGGATGAGTTCGAAAACCAATTCGCCGATATTTTTGATCAAGTGGTGGCCTATGCCGAGGGTGCGCCCATCCATATGATCAATCCGGAGGTTTGGCAGCCCTGA